In Bythopirellula goksoeyrii, a single window of DNA contains:
- the flhB gene encoding flagellar biosynthesis protein FlhB: protein MAEQAGEKTQDATPHRRDEARKQGQVAYSQDLGSAALLIVGVLLIRYWGEAMAEMAGNFMRHQLGSVGPLTMHPADAIAHSQQVFESWTGSLLPILGLLAVAGVLSSIFQTGLLFVPDRLAPDINRLNPLSGLKRILSLTGAVKLGFGMFKITVVSVVAATVVYLRHAQVLFSSGFDTGELALFMIDIVLSTALWVGVALLVLALFDFAYQKWKHEQDLKMTHREVLDEMKNLQGDPQIIARRRAVQRQMALNRIGDSVPKADVIVTNPTELAIAIQYAPEEMHAPIVVAKGAGVIAQRIRRLALENNIPVVERKPLARLLYKEVEINHPIPDQSYAAVAEVLAYVYQLKGKKMPRLPLAG, encoded by the coding sequence ATGGCAGAACAAGCCGGCGAAAAAACACAAGATGCAACTCCGCATCGCCGCGACGAAGCCCGCAAACAGGGACAAGTGGCCTACAGCCAGGACTTGGGTTCGGCAGCGCTATTGATCGTGGGGGTGCTGTTGATTCGCTATTGGGGAGAGGCCATGGCCGAAATGGCTGGCAATTTCATGCGGCATCAACTGGGTAGTGTGGGGCCTCTGACGATGCATCCTGCGGATGCAATTGCCCATTCACAACAAGTCTTTGAATCCTGGACTGGCAGCCTGCTCCCCATATTGGGCCTTTTGGCAGTGGCAGGTGTTCTTTCGAGTATCTTTCAAACGGGACTGCTGTTCGTGCCCGACCGTCTTGCGCCAGACATCAACCGTTTGAATCCACTCAGCGGACTCAAGCGGATACTTTCTCTCACCGGTGCGGTGAAACTTGGCTTCGGTATGTTCAAAATCACGGTTGTGTCAGTGGTTGCCGCCACAGTCGTGTATCTGCGCCATGCCCAGGTGCTATTCAGCAGTGGATTTGATACGGGTGAGTTGGCGCTTTTTATGATCGATATTGTGCTCTCGACTGCGCTGTGGGTTGGTGTGGCCTTGTTAGTGCTGGCCTTGTTCGACTTTGCGTATCAGAAATGGAAACACGAGCAAGACTTGAAAATGACACACCGCGAGGTTCTGGATGAAATGAAAAACCTGCAAGGTGATCCACAGATCATCGCCCGTCGCCGAGCCGTCCAACGTCAAATGGCACTCAATCGAATCGGCGACAGCGTCCCCAAGGCGGACGTAATTGTTACCAATCCCACAGAACTTGCTATCGCGATCCAATATGCCCCCGAAGAAATGCATGCCCCAATCGTAGTTGCCAAGGGCGCCGGCGTGATTGCTCAGCGGATTCGCAGACTTGCCTTGGAGAACAATATTCCCGTGGTCGAGCGGAAACCGCTGGCGCGACTCTTGTACAAAGAAGTCGAGATCAACCACCCCATCCCCGACCAGAGCTACGCCGCCGTGGCCGAAGTGTTGGCCTATGTTTACCAACTCAAAGGCAAGAAAATGCCAAGACTGCCATTGGCAGGGTAA
- a CDS encoding flagellar biosynthetic protein FliR gives MTVLENLLLVHLGTFTLVLGRVGALVMSAPIFGSKAIPLVGRALITVMISLLVTPLLARNSPADMTQLLVFSKLLLSEVLIGLLLGFGITILLSGIQLTGQIISQLGGTALADVFDPNVDENVSVFSQFFYFLTLAMFVLLDGHRVTMDALLDTFTHLPPGEASLGATYVEALTTLLGQSFVLGIRAAAPAMTALLLSTLVLGLIGRTLPQINILAVGFSVNALLSLGCLFTSIGVVAWAFPQQTGSALDLLTDALQSPTGNP, from the coding sequence ATGACTGTGCTGGAAAACTTGCTACTCGTACATTTGGGGACCTTTACGCTGGTTCTAGGACGTGTGGGGGCTCTGGTAATGTCGGCTCCTATCTTCGGCAGTAAGGCGATTCCGCTGGTTGGGCGGGCTTTGATAACCGTGATGATCTCGCTCTTGGTAACTCCTCTTTTGGCAAGAAACTCACCGGCAGATATGACCCAATTGCTCGTTTTTTCCAAGCTGCTCTTGAGTGAAGTTCTGATTGGCCTGCTGCTGGGATTCGGCATCACGATTCTTTTGAGTGGAATTCAACTTACCGGACAGATCATTAGCCAACTGGGAGGAACTGCACTGGCCGATGTGTTTGACCCCAATGTGGATGAGAACGTCTCGGTGTTCTCCCAGTTCTTTTACTTTCTTACGCTGGCCATGTTTGTCTTGTTGGATGGCCACCGTGTTACTATGGATGCCTTGCTCGACACCTTTACACATCTTCCTCCGGGAGAAGCTTCGTTGGGGGCAACCTATGTCGAAGCACTCACCACGCTATTGGGACAAAGTTTTGTGCTGGGAATTCGCGCGGCGGCACCGGCAATGACAGCCCTTTTGCTATCGACGTTGGTCCTGGGTTTGATTGGTAGAACGCTACCACAGATCAACATCCTGGCAGTCGGATTTAGTGTGAATGCCCTCTTGTCACTCGGTTGTTTGTTTACATCGATAGGCGTGGTCGCATGGGCCTTTCCTCAGCAAACAGGATCGGCGCTGGATCTATTGACCGATGCTCTTCAATCGCCGACTGGCAATCCATAA
- the fliQ gene encoding flagellar biosynthesis protein FliQ — MDPQEAIDLARQALLIATLVAAPILLSGMIVGLVIGLLQALTQIQEQTVAFVPKLVAMVVALALALPWILSQLLNYSTELISNIPNTL, encoded by the coding sequence GTGGATCCCCAAGAAGCCATTGACCTTGCTCGCCAAGCACTCTTGATCGCCACACTGGTTGCCGCGCCGATCTTGCTTTCCGGCATGATCGTAGGACTGGTTATCGGTCTGCTGCAGGCCTTGACTCAGATTCAGGAACAAACGGTCGCGTTCGTGCCAAAGTTGGTCGCTATGGTTGTTGCCCTGGCACTAGCGTTACCCTGGATCTTGAGCCAGCTATTGAACTACTCAACTGAGTTGATCTCGAATATTCCCAACACCCTGTAG
- the fliP gene encoding flagellar type III secretion system pore protein FliP (The bacterial flagellar biogenesis protein FliP forms a type III secretion system (T3SS)-type pore required for flagellar assembly.), which translates to MDSRLPTRLLLVCGILLGIFTGSEAVAQTTAGPAGLLPNVLGGGPQEWTSPEGLTSSIQIMLLLTVVSLAPAVLLMTTSFVRILVVLGLLRQAIGTQQLPPSQVITSIALFMTLLLMTPVWTAVYDDGIKPYTNKEIGLETAWQRGAEPVRRFMAAQIERTGNDDDVYLFLKYMPGEIDPKTGEYPNYVYYGATIGEQDVPLQALLPAYMLSELKTAFLIGFQVYLPFVILDIVVASVTISMGMLMLPPVLISLPFKLLLFVLVDGWTLVVQMLLDSFQVLS; encoded by the coding sequence ATGGATTCACGTTTACCAACTCGCCTGCTGCTCGTTTGCGGGATTCTCTTAGGGATCTTCACGGGCTCGGAGGCCGTTGCTCAGACGACGGCGGGACCGGCTGGCTTGCTCCCCAATGTTCTCGGTGGTGGTCCACAAGAATGGACGAGCCCTGAAGGGTTGACATCCTCAATCCAGATCATGTTGCTGTTGACGGTGGTCAGTCTGGCACCAGCCGTGCTGTTGATGACCACGAGCTTCGTGCGGATTCTAGTTGTTTTGGGACTATTGCGCCAAGCCATCGGCACGCAGCAATTGCCGCCCAGTCAGGTCATTACATCAATCGCGCTTTTTATGACCTTGCTGTTGATGACTCCTGTGTGGACCGCAGTCTACGACGATGGGATCAAACCCTATACGAATAAAGAGATCGGCCTTGAGACTGCTTGGCAGCGTGGCGCTGAACCTGTTCGCCGATTCATGGCTGCCCAGATCGAACGGACCGGAAACGATGATGATGTCTATCTCTTCTTGAAATACATGCCGGGTGAGATCGATCCGAAGACTGGTGAGTATCCCAATTACGTCTACTACGGTGCGACGATTGGAGAGCAGGATGTCCCGCTACAAGCGCTGTTGCCAGCCTACATGTTGAGCGAACTGAAGACAGCCTTCCTGATTGGCTTTCAGGTTTATCTTCCTTTTGTGATTCTCGACATCGTGGTGGCGAGCGTAACGATCTCGATGGGTATGCTGATGCTGCCGCCGGTGTTGATTTCACTTCCGTTCAAACTGCTCCTGTTCGTCCTTGTCGATGGTTGGACGCTGGTCGTACAAATGCTTCTCGATAGTTTTCAAGTTCTTAGCTAG
- a CDS encoding flagellar biosynthetic protein FliO, whose amino-acid sequence MVLRYLFFMQLALGFTEVSIGFGPALAQQPGSADATSQVLFSYDRQAAADSVQPASGSEQPIDSPPDFNVQTSGSTPQTLPPAPLPGPVMHFDAEIAQASHEANQQVTAPSESRRLAPPSRSLATPTEPDDGIVRPTALPFKVPNMDSLGTAGAGLALVVGLFLLCVSLVRKTKPNASSLLPSDVVAVLGRVPLADRHFAHLIQVGTKLILVAVTPDSIQTITEVTEPAEVERLLTLCMKSSSRSTSAEFQKMLQQMSKDPARGFLGT is encoded by the coding sequence ATGGTTCTGCGTTATCTATTTTTTATGCAACTTGCCTTGGGGTTCACCGAGGTTTCGATCGGCTTTGGGCCAGCTTTAGCGCAGCAGCCAGGATCAGCCGATGCTACTTCCCAGGTCTTGTTTTCCTACGATCGCCAAGCCGCAGCAGATTCTGTTCAGCCTGCCAGCGGATCAGAGCAACCGATAGATTCCCCGCCAGATTTCAACGTTCAGACCAGTGGGTCAACTCCTCAGACTCTGCCGCCGGCGCCCTTACCTGGCCCCGTGATGCACTTCGACGCTGAAATTGCTCAAGCGTCACATGAAGCGAACCAGCAGGTAACTGCTCCCTCTGAAAGTCGTCGGTTGGCTCCTCCTTCAAGAAGCTTAGCAACTCCGACTGAACCTGATGATGGAATTGTGCGCCCCACCGCACTCCCATTCAAAGTGCCGAATATGGATTCACTAGGCACGGCAGGGGCGGGTTTGGCATTAGTCGTGGGCTTGTTTCTGCTGTGCGTCTCGTTGGTGCGAAAAACCAAACCGAATGCTTCAAGTCTATTGCCATCGGATGTTGTCGCAGTCCTGGGGCGAGTTCCACTAGCCGACCGACACTTCGCGCATTTGATCCAGGTGGGAACCAAATTGATACTCGTCGCGGTGACCCCTGACAGTATCCAAACGATTACCGAAGTAACTGAACCAGCCGAAGTGGAACGTCTCTTGACTCTCTGCATGAAGTCGAGTTCGCGGAGTACATCGGCCGAGTTTCAGAAAATGTTGCAGCAAATGAGTAAAGACCCCGCACGCGGATTCCTCGGTACCTAG
- the fliN gene encoding flagellar motor switch protein FliN — MADDSEQTGQDKVEELASQTDSSAKEPLPTDTGEAESSHDDIELLLSKAEQALASIDDPTSDPMQALPEGMRSFEFEKFRGSVANSEVATLELMRDVQLDMTIELGRTHMHLEDVLQLRKGAVVPLDKLAGDPADIFVNGRLVARGEVLVLNDNFCIRVAELIVGEAA, encoded by the coding sequence ATGGCGGACGATTCAGAACAAACTGGCCAAGACAAGGTCGAAGAACTTGCATCACAAACAGACAGTAGTGCCAAAGAGCCCCTACCTACCGATACGGGGGAGGCCGAATCGTCGCATGACGACATAGAACTCTTGCTCAGTAAAGCTGAGCAAGCCCTTGCTTCGATCGACGATCCCACTAGCGACCCAATGCAAGCACTGCCAGAAGGCATGCGGTCCTTCGAGTTCGAGAAATTCCGTGGTTCGGTGGCAAATTCTGAGGTCGCTACGCTCGAACTCATGCGCGATGTCCAACTCGATATGACCATCGAATTGGGACGAACCCATATGCATCTTGAGGACGTCCTCCAGCTCCGCAAGGGAGCCGTGGTGCCGCTCGACAAGCTCGCTGGCGATCCCGCTGACATCTTTGTCAACGGCCGGTTGGTGGCACGTGGCGAAGTCCTTGTGCTGAATGATAATTTCTGTATTCGAGTAGCCGAACTGATCGTCGGTGAAGCTGCGTGA
- a CDS encoding flagellar basal body-associated FliL family protein, which translates to MSETPIVDESVNVEPSGSKKTGIMTLVKAFAVLSVLVLLQVIGVSMLLPTSAETSQIAEQLVAAENSAESEDGSSAASSNEPVLGATYNMREVSLGTFHVVTYDADTGSSLNVDFDLFGTVLATEEGEFLQLYTDNERRLREQILVTVRGANVTDLSDPDLDLIKRKILEKTNRTLGKPLIQEAIFSKFSFIER; encoded by the coding sequence ATGTCCGAAACTCCAATCGTAGATGAATCGGTGAACGTTGAACCCAGCGGTAGCAAGAAGACCGGGATTATGACCTTGGTAAAGGCGTTTGCCGTATTGTCAGTCCTTGTGCTTTTGCAAGTGATAGGCGTATCAATGTTGTTGCCCACTTCGGCGGAGACCTCGCAGATTGCCGAGCAACTGGTAGCGGCCGAAAACTCTGCAGAATCAGAGGATGGATCTTCGGCTGCGTCCTCCAATGAACCTGTTCTTGGCGCTACGTATAACATGCGCGAAGTGAGTTTGGGCACCTTTCATGTAGTGACTTACGATGCTGACACTGGTAGCAGTCTCAACGTGGATTTCGACCTATTTGGCACAGTGCTAGCAACGGAAGAAGGCGAATTCCTGCAACTTTATACAGATAATGAGCGACGCCTTCGGGAGCAAATTCTGGTGACGGTACGCGGAGCGAATGTCACTGACTTGAGTGACCCCGACTTGGACTTGATTAAACGGAAGATTTTGGAGAAAACCAATCGCACACTTGGGAAGCCTCTTATCCAAGAAGCGATTTTTAGTAAGTTCTCGTTCATCGAACGATGA
- a CDS encoding OmpA/MotB family protein, translating into MAVEEEPAAGIPEWVVTFGDMMSLLLTFFIMLVSMSEMKEDEKFQAMVESFRQQFGAHEFGKEMVPGESRSRGAQMPHPIYSMGRSSKKDMKNGGQEVKAVVGDNEKVQIVRPGDDSSIGGVIYFDEDATELTDDNKRDLVRIIEQLAGKPQKIEIRGHTSRRPIDPKSGIQDLWDLAERRCHNTMNFLIEQGIEPNRIRLGNAEAHEPLYNGVDPDRLKKNSRVQILMWDERVSDLDGSLKPIVVDSSSY; encoded by the coding sequence ATGGCAGTTGAAGAAGAACCAGCAGCAGGAATCCCAGAATGGGTCGTTACCTTTGGCGACATGATGTCGCTATTGCTGACGTTCTTTATCATGCTCGTTTCGATGAGTGAAATGAAAGAGGACGAGAAATTCCAGGCAATGGTCGAGTCGTTTCGCCAACAGTTTGGTGCCCACGAATTTGGCAAGGAAATGGTACCCGGAGAGAGTCGCTCCCGTGGAGCTCAGATGCCTCATCCGATTTACTCGATGGGCCGCTCGTCAAAGAAAGACATGAAGAATGGCGGGCAAGAAGTAAAAGCAGTCGTGGGAGACAATGAGAAAGTACAGATTGTCCGCCCAGGCGATGATTCATCGATCGGAGGAGTCATCTACTTTGATGAGGATGCCACGGAGTTAACCGATGACAACAAGCGAGATCTAGTAAGAATCATCGAACAGTTGGCTGGCAAACCACAAAAAATAGAAATTCGAGGCCACACCTCGCGGAGGCCAATCGACCCCAAGAGTGGGATACAAGACCTATGGGATCTCGCTGAGCGTCGTTGTCACAACACGATGAACTTCCTGATTGAGCAAGGTATCGAACCCAATCGAATTCGCTTGGGAAATGCCGAGGCCCATGAACCTCTTTACAATGGAGTCGATCCAGACCGTCTAAAGAAGAATTCGCGAGTTCAGATATTGATGTGGGACGAACGTGTCTCGGATCTCGATGGCTCGTTGAAACCGATTGTCGTTGATTCTTCGTCCTATTGA